In Silene latifolia isolate original U9 population chromosome 6, ASM4854445v1, whole genome shotgun sequence, the genomic window TTAGTTGTAGAATCCATTTTCACATCATGTCCATGAttaaagaatccatctttattGTCTCTTTTGTCTTAAGAACCATGGTTAGTGAGCagtcttctactaggactcggtttgacccgacatgatTAATTCCATTAATTGactctcataaaggctaattattggGAGAGATTAGTGAGGGTAGTCTAGAGGATTGAATTGGTTTATGGGTcaattttgggtagtgtcgatttgtaacccttgtccaccaacgaaagttggttaggttgtgaattGGATACCTGGAAATTGGTCTTAtcactaacctaggttgagaccgacagggagaaccaagggagggtacctctaggctagtgtttgaaatcgacctccgagaggaggagtgggatgacccggaaaacgatgagggcttaatgaccttagccatTACTAAGccaccttgggaaaatgcatgttcttagGGTAGCCGGGTATTaggttagggattccgaccttcgaacccgagaggggggttggtgggtagttctagtgtcctatttcgaacccgagaggggggttttaggcgaattagagccatctcctccttgcttgtctacccgagtgattagcctagggaatcgTCACGTGGAattatgactcattgtgggagaaccgagttctaggcctttttttatcatttgatttacaacttaatCCTTTCTTGCTCGTTGTTACTTCTCTTgtttaattgcattttaatttgtTAGTTTAGTTGTTAGATTATTACCATTACCTCATTATTGCTCGACTTAGCTAAACTTAAGGATTAGAACGATTAATACTCTTCCtagctccttgtgggatcgaccctcaatAGTGTACAACaacaatcgtgcacttgcgaggtataatttgataccatcaagtttttggagCCGTTGCCGGGAAGCAAAGGCTAGATATTAATCATTTTATTCTAGTTTAGACTAGGTCTTTCTTTGTTACTAATCCCTTTATTGAGTAGTGGAAGGTGTTTTAGAAGAACCGGGAACTTTTGAGTTTTTTTGAGAATCCATTTGGAATTCCCGAAGAAGTAACAATGGCCGCGGTTCCTATGAGGGATAATTTAGCTCCAAAGAAGGTGGTGAATCCTAGTATTGTCAAGCCACCTATACAAGCAAATAATTTCGATGTGAAGGCTACTTTATTGCAACTAGTACAAGGAAACCAATTTGGAGGGGGAGCTACCGAAAACCccaatgaacaccttaatgaattcttggatagttgtgacatgtttAAAGTGAATGGAGTATCGAAGGATACAATCCGCCTTAGACTCTTTCCATATTTCTTGAGGGGGAGTGCTAAGGAATGGTTGAAGAGTTGTGAGCCCGATTCATTTAGAACTTGGAATGATGTCTCCAAGGCCTTCTTGAACAAGTACTTTCCACCACAAAGGATcgcaagaatcaagagtgagctTAAAGGCTTCACCCAACATGATGATGAGGCCCTTTATGAGGCGTGGGAAAGGTATAAAGGACTCCAAAGGTTGTGCCCCCATCACGGTATCTGAGATGATGAATTGATAAACAGTTTCTATGAGGGGTTGAACAATGAGATGAAAATGAATCTAGACTCCGGCTCGGGAAAAGGGGCACTTGACAAGATAGGTCACAAGACGGCTAAGGAGCTTATAGAGGAGATGGCATCCCGGAATTTTCATTGGAATAATGACCGCCACAAGAGGAAAGGGAAGTCCAATGTGGAATCAACAAACAATGTGGAAGTTAAGGGATTGATATAGGAACTCAAGCAACAAATTGCTTTGTTGAACTTAAGCAACACCTCAAGAAACTCTTCATCAAATTGGTCACAAGTGTATTGTTGTGAGATTTGTGGAGATCAAGGGCATCCACCAAATGAATGTCCTTTGATGATGGGAGAGACAAATTGTATGGAGCAAGTGAATGGAGTGTGGGAATCAATTCCGGCTAGACAAGcattcaacaacaatcaacaccaTCCCGGAATGAGAGCCCACCCAAATTTTTCCCATGGCtcacaaaatgtccaaaaccccacTTTCCAATCAAAATCACAATTTACACCAAATTTTCAAGCCCAAAAGCAAAATCCCACCTTTCAACCAAGACCACTATTTCAACCACTCAATCAACCAATCGACCCACCATTTCAACAAAATTCCCAACAATTTCAACAAAATTCTCAACCCTTTCAACAATCCACCCAACCAAAATTAAACATGGAGCTCATAATAGAGCAATTGATGAATTCTCAAACCCAATTTATCACTCATTCCAACCAAAAGCAAGAGGAGGCCACGTCTTCTATCAACCAACTAAGGACTCAAATTCAAGCCTCCCAAAGAGTCACGGATAATCAAATCCCTCAATTGGTCTCTTAAATAAGTCAATTTCAAGCCTCAAATGGAAAATTTCCGGATAAAACCGAGGAGAACCCAAAAACCATTAATGCTatacatttgaggagtggtagggAGTTGGAAGACCGGGTGTTCGTAAAGAGGAAAAATAGTCGCAAACCGGAAGTTGTGGTTGAACCACCAAAAGTGGTTGAAGATGATCTTGTAGAGGTTGTTGTGAAAACTCCCATGGTAGTTGATGAACCTACCAAAATTGTTGAAGAACCCAAGGAACAAGTTGTGAGGACATATGTGCCACCAATTCCTTTTCCCCAAAGGTTGGCAAGGGCAAAGCTTGGGCAAAAGTATGGGAAATTCATGCACATGATGAAAGGTGTGAACATCACCATGCCTTTTATTGATGTCATCAAGGAGATACCCGCATATGGAAAATTCTTGAAGGAATTGATTTCCAACAAAAATTCCTTGAGTCCAAGTACAACGGTGAATTTATCAAAGGAATGTAGTGCAATCTTAATGAATGAGTTGCCCCAAAATCTtgaagatccgggtagtttttctatccCGTGCACAATTGGATCCATTCAAATAAAGAGGGCCCTATGTGATTTGGGAGCTAGCATTAGCCTATTGCCTCTCAAGATTTTCAAGAAGTTGAAGGGATTTCAGCTTTTACCAACTAGAGTTTCTTTACAACTTGCCGATAGATCGGTGAggtatccaattggccttgtggaAGATGTACCACTCAAGGTGGGAAAACTTGTGATACCTTGCGACTTCTATGTGATGGATATTCCCGAGGATTCCAAAATTACAATCATCCTTGGGCGCCCATGCCTTGCTACCGGGGGTGCGATGATTGATGTTAAGAATGGGAAGCTTTTCCTTCAAGTTGGTGATGACAAGATGGAATTCTCGTTGGAAAAATCTATGAAATCTCCTTCTAAAAGTGACTCTTGTTGTAGAGTGGATGTGTTAGAGGATTGCTtgaatgagcataatcttgagCCTTCATATTTGGACCCATTGGAAGTTTGCCTAAATAAGGAGGAAAATGGAGGTGATCTTGTGTTGAGAGTTGATGTTAAAGGAGATTTGGGTGAAGATCACTCAAGAGAAGATAAATTTGAAGATCAAATTAATGATGAGATTGAATCATTCTTCAACTCTCCGGATTCATTTAATCTAAGCTCTTTAGAAGATGCATCTTAGTTAGATGACTCTTCAAATGATTCTTGGGAAGCTCAAGTTGATGCCTTAGAGATGGCTCTTAATAGAAGTGGAATGGAGTATACTAAGAGTTGTGAGGAAGATGAACTTGGCCCTCCCATATGGGACACTTATGAAGACTCCTTGCAAAatgataagtgtggggagggaagttATGAAGAGCTTGGTGCCCCTATTCGGGATGTTTACGATAATGAGGAAGACTCCCCACTACCACCTCCTTtcgaaatctttgaagaagaagTGCTTGTCAATGACAAGTgtgaggaagaagaaaaaaattggGAAATGGAGGTTGATGAATTCGAAATTGCCATTCTTGGAGAGTTGAGAATCCATGACAAGAACTACGATCTTGGTAGTTTTGACAATAGTTTGGAAGAAATTAAGGGTCTTCTCTTCGGAAATGGTTCGATTCACATGGAGAGTCAAAATGAATGTGATATGAATGGTAGCAATTTGAACCTCAAagatgagaagttgactcctccacctccTTTTCTCCACCATTTTCCTTGTCTCGAAGACCATGTGGACATTCCCTCTCTTTATGAAGTTTATGAGATTTCGTCACTTTATCCTTCTAGCTACTACATTGAAATGGAGGATCCTAGGAACAATACCGAGAGGAGCAAGTGGAAAAACGGGAAGAAGTGTTGGAAAAGAAGTTGGGTGTGTCTTGCTTTGAAATGGTGTTACTTGTGCTTGTTTGAGGCTTTTGTTAAAGCCTTTGGCCGGTTGCTTCATGCCTTGAGTGACATGGATCACACTACTTGGAAATTCAAGCAACAAAATTTTGGATGAGAGATTTGGTGGAGTCCCTTAAGAACCATCGCATACTATAAATTCTCTTCctttgctttatttatttatgttttgcttgcatttgcatttagtttacttagCCGAataggagttaatctaaattagctctctttgcattcatgtagtgtagtttgcattgtcCTTTAAATTTAGCATATAGAATAATTCA contains:
- the LOC141588689 gene encoding uncharacterized protein LOC141588689 → MAAVPMRDNLAPKKVVNPSIVKPPIQANNFDVKATLLQLVQGNQFGGGATENPNEHLNEFLDSCDMFKVNGVSKDTIRLRLFPYFLRGSAKEWLKSCEPDSFRTWNDVSKAFLNKYFPPQRIARIKSELKGFTQHDDEALYEAWESQFQASNGKFPDKTEENPKTINAIHLRSGRELEDRVFVKRKNSRKPEVVVEPPKVVEDDLVEVVVKTPMVVDEPTKIVEEPKEQVVRTYVPPIPFPQRLARAKLGQKYGKFMHMMKGVNITMPFIDVIKEIPAYGKFLKELISNKNSLSPSTTVNLSKECSAILMNELPQNLEDPGSFSIPCTIGSIQIKRALCDLGASISLLPLKIFKKLKGFQLLPTRVSLQLADRSVRYPIGLVEDVPLKVGKLVIPCDFYVMDIPEDSKITIILGRPCLATGGAMIDVKNGKLFLQVGDDKMEFSLEKSMKSPSKSDSCCRVDVLEDCLNEHNLEPSYLDPLEVCLNKEENGGDLVLRVDVKGDLGEDHSREDKFEDQINDEIESFFNSPDSFNLSSLEDAS